In Zingiber officinale cultivar Zhangliang chromosome 6A, Zo_v1.1, whole genome shotgun sequence, a single genomic region encodes these proteins:
- the LOC121996827 gene encoding uncharacterized protein LOC121996827, whose protein sequence is MGRDRRFHLDLDHPLRNGGFALFVAAVLVFTIIAATYQPDDPLLHPSSSSPSSKLTSFLTSNSNATFLADVSVLRTGEDFQNISSAVPASSTASDIHAVPDPAPFIQISDIETANTAVSSSVAPAECDRGAPVDCSDRGLFSVMMRAAIEGFPDIHFYRFRSPIAVPDATDACDMAWRFRPRDANRPTLYKDYRRFHLVRSDNCTLTVAKIGDYHSGVNARKRRRSKRGSGSSPSTEAVFEPKNLPVAQEVKDSVPVVGEAINDTLPVIESESTFSSGKYLVYLGGGDRCKSMNHYLWSFLCALGEAQYLNRTLVMDLNICLSSIYTGTGKDADGKDFRFYFDFERLKDSASVIDQRQFWTDWSKWEKKDKLALHFINDFKETPMSLTGVKDTLIMRKFGDVEPDNYWYRVCEGETEAVIQRPWHLLWKSRRLMEIVSAISSRLSWDFDSVHIVRGDKARNTQLWPNLARDTSPDALLATLGDKIDNGRRLYIATDEPYTSFFDPLKDKYTTYFLDDFKDLWNGTSEWYQETKELNGGVAVEFDGYMRVEVDTEVFLRGKKQLETFNDLTRDCKDGINTCPATS, encoded by the coding sequence ATGGGACGCGACCGGCGGTTCCATCTCGACCTGGACCACCCCCTCCGCAACGGCGGATTCGCCCTCTTCGTCGCCGCCGTCCTCGTCTTCACCATCATCGCGGCCACCTACCAACCCGACGACCCCCTCCTCcacccttcctcctcctccccctcctccaagCTCACCTCCTTCCTCACCTCCAACTCCAATGCAACATTCCTCGCCGACGTCTCCGTGCTCCGCACCGGTGAAGACTTCCAGAACATCTCCTCCGCCGTCCCCGCCTCCTCCACTGCCTCTGACATCCATGCGGTTCCTGATCCCGCCCCCTTCATCCAGATCTCTGACATCGAGACCGCGAACACTGCGGTGTCCTCCTCCGTTGCCCCGGCCGAGTGCGACCGCGGCGCCCCCGTTGACTGCTCCGACCGAGGCCTCTTCAGCGTTATGATGCGCGCCGCTATCGAGGGCTTCCCGGACATCCACTTCTACCGCTTCAGAAGTCCGATCGCCGTACCCGATGCCACCGACGCCTGTGACATGGCGTGGCGCTTCCGCCCTCGCGACGCCAACCGCCCCACCTTGTACAAGGACTACCGCCGATTCCACCTCGTCAGATCCGACAACTGCACCCTCACTGTCGCCAAGATCGGTGACTACCACTCCGGCGTCAACGCACGCAAACGCCGACGCTCCAAGCGCGGATCTGGATCCTCCCCCAGCACCGAGGCCGTCTTCGAGCCCAAGAACCTTCCGGTGGCCCAGGAGGTAAAAGATTCGGTGCCCGTCGTTGGAGAGGCGATTAATGACACCCTCCCCGTAATAGAGTCAGAATCCACCTTCAGCTCTGGCAAGTACCTCGTTTACCTCGGTGGCGGCGATCGCTGCAAGAGCATGAACCACTACCTGTGGAGCTTCCTCTGCGCGCTGGGAGAAGCCCAGTACCTAAATCGCACGCTCGTCATGGATCTCAACATTTGCCTCTCGTCGATCTACACAGGCACGGGCAAGGACGCCGACGGCAAGGACTTCCGCTTCTACTTCGACTTCGAGCGCCTCAAGGACTCGGCTTCTGTGATCGACCAGCGCCAGTTCTGGACAGATTGGTCGAAATGGGAGAAAAAGGACAAGCTTGCCCTACACTTCATCAACGACTTCAAGGAGACGCCCATGAGCCTCACTGGCGTGAAGGACACCCTGATCATGAGGAAATTTGGAGACGTCGAGCCAGACAACTACTGGTACAGAGTCTGCGAGGGGGAGACCGAGGCCGTGATCCAGCGCCCATGGCACCTCCTGTGGAAGTCCCGACGGCTGATGGAGATTGTCTCCGCCATCTCTTCGCGCCTGAGCTGGGACTTCGACTCCGTTCACATTGTGCGTGGGGACAAGGCGAGGAACACTCAgctgtggccgaaccttgcaagggaCACCTCGCCGGATGCACTACTTGCAACGCTCGGTGACAAGATTGACAATGGAAGACGGTTGTACATCGCCACCGACGAGCCTTATACCTCCTTCTTCGACCCCCTTAAGGATAAGTATACCACCTATTTCCTAGATGACTTCAAAGATTTGTGGAATGGCACTAGTGAATGGTATCAGGAGACGAAGGAACTCAATGGTGGAGTAGCTGTCGAATTCGATGGCTACATGAGGGTGGAAGTCGATACAGAGGTGTTCTTGAGAGGAAAGAAGCAGCTTGAGACCTTCAATGATCTAACCAGGGACTGCAAAGATGGCATCAATACCTGCCCTGCCACTTCTTGA